From the Mangifera indica cultivar Alphonso chromosome 10, CATAS_Mindica_2.1, whole genome shotgun sequence genome, one window contains:
- the LOC123226689 gene encoding transcription termination factor MTEF18, mitochondrial encodes MILPGIRNRVFELFKMIRQFSQIVPISSAFNEKIVVMQLPYFSSVKFRTFCSSGVTHFTKVSLNESTQLPVSPISNRSSRLARTEAQDVLFDYLQNTRSLSPMDAEHISKNSPYFIQTLLSKIDAEKDVTRSLARFLRYNPINEFEPFLESLGLSPLEISSILPQQLMYLSDDDLMLENYHVLWGYGIPRNKMGKMYKEARGIFSYDCGILTLKLQAYENLGLSRSTVVKLVSCCPTLLIGDVDGEFVKVLEKLKGLGFKNDWIGGYLYGKGTYNWNRTVDTMEFLEKVGYSEVRLYNLFKTNPGIVFEGSGRKVYVLFGRLLKLGLKMNQIYHMFMQNPQLLSGKCTKNLLQAVGFMVEIGMRIEDIANIVSKHAELMGSCSLKAPRSVCRSLKVEKDDLCQIIKDEPTKLFHLASKTKIKIYEQEELQNPTKHRKKTAFLVGLGYVENSEEMTKALKQFRGRGDQLQERFDCLLEAGLDINILRRIIKHAPMVLNQSKEVIEKKMDFLKNYLGYPIESVVAFPSYLCYDLERINHRFTMYMWLRERGAAKPTLSLSTILACSDARFEKYFVDVHPEGPAIWENIKKSSNSS; translated from the coding sequence ATGATATTACCCGGAATCCGCAATAGGGTATTCGAATTATTTAAGATGATTCGCCAATTCAGTCAGATTGTTCCCATTTCTTCTGCtttcaatgaaaaaattgtTGTGATGCAACTCCCATATTTCAGTTCAGTTAAATTTCGAACCTTTTGTAGTTCCGGAGTGACACACTTTACAAAAGTCAGTCTCAATGAGTCAACTCAGTTGCCCGTTTCTCCTATTTCCAACCGAAGTTCTCGGCTGGCTAGAACTGAGGCTCAAGATGTGTTGTTTGATTACTTGCAGAATACTAGGAGCTTAAGCCCTATGGACGCTGAGCATATCAGCAAGAATTCACCATATTTTATTCAGACTTTGTTATCCAAGATTGATGCCGAGAAGGATGTGACTCGGTCTTTAGCCAGGTTCCTCAGATACAATCCAATTAATGAGTTTGAACCCTTTTTAGAGAGCTTGGGTTTGAGTCCATTAGAGATCTCCTCGATTCTTCCACAGCAGTTAATGTATTTGAGTGATGATGATTTAATGCTTGAGAACTATCATGTGTTGTGGGGCTATGGAATTCCTCGTAATAAGATGGGAAAGATGTATAAGGAAGCAAGAGGGATATTCAGTTATGATTGTGGAATCTTAACTTTGAAACTTCAGGCTTATGAAAATTTGGGTCTAAGTAGAAGCACAGTTGTTAAGCTTGTCAGTTGTTGCCCAACACTGTTGATTGGTGATGTTGATGGTGAATTCGTTAAGGttcttgaaaaattaaaaggtcTAGGATTCAAGAATGATTGGATTGGAGGATACTTATATGGTAAGGGCACATACAACTGGAATCGAACGGTTGACACAATGgaatttcttgagaaagtgGGTTATAGCGAGGTGCGGCTTTATAACCTATTCAAAACAAATCCAGGGATAGTCTTTGAAGGTTCTGGGCGGAAGGTTTATGTGTTGTTTGGCCGGTTACTCAAATTGGGTTTGAAGATGAATCAAATCTATCATATGTTTATGCAAAACCCACAACTATTGTCTGGTAAATGTACAAAGAATCTCTTGCAGGCTGTGGGATTCATGGTTGAGATTGGAATGAGAATTGAAGACATTGCAAATATAGTGTCCAAGCATGCAGAACTTATGGGTTCATGTTCTCTTAAAGCACCTAGAAGTGTTTGCAGAAGtttaaaagttgagaaagatgatttatgtcaaattataaaagatGAGCCAACGAAATTATTCCATTTGGCCTCTAAAacgaaaattaaaatttatgagcAGGAAGAACTCCAAAACCCTACTAAACATCGGAAGAAAACAGCATTCTTGGTGGGATTGGGGTATGTGGAAAACTCAGAAGAGATGACAAAAGCTTTGAAACAGTTTCGAGGAAGAGGGGACCAACTACAGGAGAGATTTGACTGCCTGTTGGAAGCCGGATTGGACATCAATATTCTCAGAAGGATAATTAAACATGCGCCAATGGTGCTTAACCAGAGCAAGGAAGTGATTGAAAAGAAGATGGATTTCTTAAAGAACTATTTAGGGTATCCAATTGAGTCTGTAGTGGCATTTCCATcatatttatgttatgatttGGAGAGGATTAATCATAGATTTACAATGTATATGTGGCTGAGGGAGAGGGGTGCAGCTAAGCCCACATTATCTTTAAGCACTATCCTTGCATGTTCTGAtgcaagatttgaaaaatattttgtagaTGTCCATCCTGAAGGTCCAGCCATCTgggaaaatataaagaaatcaTCAAATTCAAGCTGA